Proteins encoded in a region of the uncultured Paludibaculum sp. genome:
- the rsgA gene encoding GTPase RsgA, with protein sequence MLSIYGWSPVRADQFEEWRTRGCVPARVLRQEYGSWLIQLNDREHWVRHARRGLSPITGDWLAVRSTLDCVEAILPRQSLIERKAAGKRPEPQALASNVDLAFIVMGLDHDYNLARLERYLILVESSGARACILLNKRDRHPAPDACLAATQAVSRDAPVILLSALQDNVAEALSGQLATGETAALLGSSGAGKSTITNRILGSNVQLTQEVREDDSHGRHTTTRRELHLLPQGWLLMDLPGLREVMPWTDEPVQVRSSKLQLELEELREKRAMRKRFLQYRDTKSRW encoded by the coding sequence TTGCTTTCCATTTATGGCTGGTCGCCCGTGCGGGCTGACCAATTTGAAGAGTGGCGGACTCGCGGCTGCGTGCCCGCCCGCGTCCTTCGCCAGGAGTACGGCTCCTGGCTGATCCAGCTAAACGACAGAGAACATTGGGTTCGGCATGCCCGCAGAGGCCTCTCGCCCATCACGGGCGACTGGCTGGCGGTGCGCTCCACCCTGGACTGCGTGGAGGCCATCCTGCCGCGCCAGAGCCTGATCGAGCGCAAGGCCGCCGGCAAGCGGCCGGAGCCTCAGGCGCTGGCCTCCAATGTCGACTTGGCGTTTATTGTCATGGGGTTAGACCATGATTACAACCTCGCCCGGCTAGAGCGCTACCTCATCCTGGTGGAGTCCAGCGGAGCCCGGGCCTGCATCCTATTGAACAAGCGGGACCGCCACCCGGCGCCCGACGCCTGTCTGGCCGCCACGCAGGCCGTCTCGCGGGACGCACCCGTGATCCTGCTTTCGGCGCTGCAAGACAATGTGGCGGAAGCACTGAGCGGGCAACTGGCAACGGGCGAAACGGCCGCCTTGCTTGGTTCGTCCGGAGCCGGCAAGAGCACCATCACCAACCGCATATTGGGTTCGAACGTTCAGTTGACCCAGGAAGTGCGCGAAGACGACAGTCACGGCCGGCACACAACCACCCGCCGCGAGCTCCACCTCCTGCCCCAAGGCTGGCTCCTGATGGACCTGCCCGGGCTGCGGGAAGTCATGCCCTGGACGGACGAACCCGTTCAGGTGCGCTCCTCCAAGCTCCAACTCGAGCTGGAGGAGTTGCGCGAGAAGCGGGCGATGCGCAAACGGTTCCTCCAGTATCGCGATACGAAGAGCCGTTGGTAG
- a CDS encoding DUF1553 domain-containing protein, with translation MNRTVCVIALLWAVAASAAAPPKPVDFQKEVRPILSDACFHCHGNDKTTRMAGLRLDTRDGAFSKRKNGTVIVPKNPQASLLIQRINNSNIDKRMPPVYSHKTLTEDQRATLARWIQQGADWKEHWAFSAPVKVAPPPVKNTEWVRNPIDQFILAKLESQGLAPAPEANRRTLIRRLALDLTGLPPKLEEVEAFVEDKDSNAYEKLVDRYLANPHWGEHRARYWLDAARYGDTHGIHIDNYREIWPYRDWVIQAFNSNMPFDRFTTEQLAGDLLPNPTLDQRIATGFQRCNVTTNEAGIIIDEYDAIYAKDRADTIGAVYMGLTVGCATCHDHKFDPIPSKDFYALGAFFRNTTQNIMDGNASDPPPIVVIPKQEDRPRWDAIQSREATLKEELVNRRKALEGDTGSGRPNARLVMDPNGAIQVETAEERLNLPFTEGLQLGGSPWPDRTALFFGPKSELNLPAVPLDVKQPFTLSAWFYYPKGESTYSIAAQLDTKQKDKTRGWMLFVGGRVVGMRFYGDDGKSMEVRGGHLDQVIPGTWNHLVMTYDGTGAALGVRFFLNKKEIGTQRDVNATIKGNFKVDVPIKLGNPKREDDGAIADFRILGYTLSQQEAALLNPGEPGSLALFNRLRGDEAYQTVSKELHDLDLERRVIRKRGAISLVMEERTDQKPFAHVLYRGMYDQPRAKVDANTPSVLPPMLSSMPHNRLGLAEWLMSQENPLTSRVTVNRFWQQLFGDGIVKTSDDFGSQGEGPVNQALLDWMAVEFRDGGWDVKKFFKLLVTSSTYRQAALTTPEKLEKDPDNRWLSRGPRYRMEGEMIRDYALAASGLLKPTIGGPSVKPYQPAGVWEAVAMEGSNTRNYKEDHGDKLYRRSLYTFWKRSAPPASMEIFNAPTRETCTVRRERTNTPLQALVTMNDEQFVEAARALATRAMESAKTDVDRQLMFVAENLLDRPLEDKEMAVVKVSYKNFLKYYDTQPADAKKLVHVGESKEDGALPTVELAALTMVTNQLMNLDEVLTK, from the coding sequence ATGAATCGCACTGTTTGCGTTATCGCTCTGCTCTGGGCCGTCGCGGCGTCAGCGGCAGCACCCCCCAAGCCGGTCGACTTCCAGAAGGAAGTCCGGCCGATTCTATCGGATGCGTGCTTCCACTGTCACGGCAACGACAAGACGACGCGCATGGCTGGGTTGCGTCTCGACACCCGCGACGGGGCGTTTTCGAAGCGCAAGAATGGGACGGTCATTGTTCCGAAGAATCCACAGGCGAGTCTGTTGATTCAGAGGATCAATAACTCGAATATAGACAAGCGGATGCCGCCTGTTTACTCACATAAAACATTAACTGAAGACCAGCGGGCCACGCTGGCACGCTGGATTCAGCAAGGCGCCGATTGGAAGGAGCATTGGGCCTTTTCGGCGCCGGTAAAAGTGGCTCCGCCGCCGGTAAAAAATACTGAGTGGGTTCGTAACCCCATCGATCAATTCATCTTAGCGAAGCTGGAGTCGCAGGGGCTGGCTCCGGCGCCGGAGGCCAACCGGCGCACGCTGATCCGCCGGCTGGCGCTGGATCTCACGGGGCTGCCTCCAAAGCTCGAAGAGGTGGAAGCATTTGTTGAAGATAAGGATTCTAACGCGTACGAAAAATTGGTAGATAGGTATCTTGCAAATCCCCATTGGGGCGAGCACCGCGCCCGCTACTGGCTGGACGCGGCCCGCTATGGCGACACGCACGGGATCCACATCGACAACTACCGCGAAATCTGGCCGTATCGGGATTGGGTGATCCAGGCGTTCAACTCGAACATGCCGTTCGATCGGTTTACGACAGAGCAACTGGCGGGCGATCTGCTGCCCAATCCGACTCTGGACCAGAGGATTGCCACCGGCTTCCAGCGCTGCAATGTGACCACCAATGAAGCCGGCATCATTATCGATGAGTACGACGCGATCTACGCCAAGGACCGAGCCGACACGATTGGCGCCGTCTACATGGGGCTGACCGTGGGTTGCGCCACCTGCCACGACCATAAGTTCGACCCCATCCCTTCGAAGGACTTCTACGCGCTCGGCGCCTTCTTCCGGAATACGACCCAGAACATCATGGATGGCAACGCTTCCGATCCGCCACCCATCGTGGTGATTCCGAAGCAGGAAGACCGTCCGCGTTGGGACGCTATCCAGAGCCGCGAAGCCACTTTGAAAGAGGAACTCGTGAACCGGCGCAAGGCGCTGGAGGGCGATACGGGGTCTGGACGGCCCAATGCGCGACTGGTGATGGATCCCAACGGCGCCATCCAGGTGGAGACTGCCGAGGAGCGCCTGAACCTCCCCTTCACAGAGGGTCTGCAGCTTGGGGGATCGCCTTGGCCCGACCGGACGGCATTGTTCTTCGGGCCGAAGTCGGAACTCAATCTGCCGGCCGTGCCGCTGGACGTGAAGCAGCCGTTCACCCTCAGCGCGTGGTTCTACTACCCGAAGGGCGAGAGTACCTATAGCATTGCCGCTCAACTGGATACGAAGCAAAAGGACAAGACGCGTGGCTGGATGCTATTCGTCGGCGGCCGTGTGGTGGGCATGCGCTTCTACGGCGACGACGGGAAGTCGATGGAGGTACGCGGTGGGCACCTTGATCAGGTGATTCCGGGCACCTGGAACCACTTGGTGATGACCTATGACGGCACTGGCGCGGCGCTGGGTGTTCGTTTCTTTCTAAACAAGAAAGAGATTGGTACTCAGCGAGATGTGAATGCAACCATCAAGGGTAACTTCAAGGTGGATGTGCCCATCAAGTTGGGCAATCCGAAGCGAGAGGATGACGGCGCGATCGCCGACTTTCGGATTCTGGGTTACACCCTCTCGCAGCAGGAGGCCGCCCTGCTGAATCCGGGTGAGCCCGGGTCCCTTGCGCTGTTCAACCGACTTCGAGGAGATGAAGCTTATCAGACTGTATCGAAAGAACTTCATGATCTCGACCTGGAGCGCCGGGTGATTCGGAAACGCGGCGCCATTTCGCTGGTGATGGAAGAGCGGACCGACCAGAAGCCGTTCGCGCACGTACTGTATCGCGGAATGTACGACCAGCCGCGGGCCAAGGTGGATGCCAATACTCCGTCGGTGCTTCCGCCGATGTTGAGCAGTATGCCGCACAACCGGCTGGGCTTGGCGGAGTGGCTGATGTCGCAGGAGAATCCGTTGACGAGCCGAGTCACGGTAAACCGTTTCTGGCAGCAGTTGTTTGGCGACGGCATTGTGAAGACGTCGGATGACTTCGGTTCGCAGGGTGAGGGCCCGGTGAACCAGGCGCTGCTCGACTGGATGGCCGTGGAGTTCCGCGACGGCGGCTGGGACGTGAAGAAGTTCTTCAAGCTCCTGGTGACGTCGTCGACTTACCGGCAGGCGGCGCTCACGACGCCCGAGAAGCTGGAGAAGGACCCGGACAACCGGTGGCTGTCGCGCGGGCCGCGATATCGCATGGAAGGCGAAATGATTCGCGACTATGCGCTGGCGGCCAGCGGGTTGTTGAAGCCAACCATCGGTGGGCCCAGCGTGAAGCCCTACCAGCCAGCTGGGGTTTGGGAAGCCGTGGCGATGGAAGGCAGCAACACACGGAACTACAAAGAGGACCACGGCGACAAGCTGTACCGGCGCAGTCTGTATACCTTCTGGAAGCGCAGCGCTCCGCCAGCGTCGATGGAGATCTTCAACGCGCCCACCCGGGAAACCTGCACGGTGCGGCGGGAACGTACGAACACTCCGCTGCAGGCGCTGGTGACGATGAACGACGAACAGTTCGTCGAAGCGGCGCGGGCCCTGGCGACGCGGGCCATGGAGAGTGCGAAAACGGACGTGGACCGGCAGTTGATGTTCGTCGCCGAGAACCTGCTTGACAGGCCATTGGAAGACAAGGAAATGGCTGTTGTTAAAGTATCTTACAAGAATTTCTTAAAGTATTACGATACTCAGCCGGCTGATGCCAAAAAACTGGTTCACGTGGGCGAGAGCAAGGAAGATGGGGCCCTGCCGACGGTCGAGCTGGCCGCGCTGACGATGGTGACCAATCAACTCATGAATCTGGACGAGGTGCTGACGAAATGA
- a CDS encoding DUF1501 domain-containing protein: MNEITRRRLLSGGARGFGALALQQLLNADQARPQLPNFPPKVKRAIYLHMVGAPPQQETFDYKPGMKEWFDKDLPESIRQGQRLTTMTSNQSRFPIAPSVFNFSRCGQSGAYVSELLPYMGKMADDIAIIRSMHTEAINHEPAMTFIQTGFMIAGKPCIGSWIAYGLGSMNRDLPTFVVLNATHSNPKANVQAISARLWSSGFLSGQYSGVALRAAGDPVLYINNPEGVPPEVRRGMLDGLGQLNQMEFDRLHDPETRVRIEQYEMAFRMQTSVPELTDLSKETEATYELYGEDARKPGTFANSVLMARRLMERGVRFVQIYHRGWDVHGNLPEVLPSQCKDVDQPSYALVQDLKQRGMLDDTLVIWGGEFGRTIYSQGKLTDKDYGRDHHPRCFSLWLAGGGIKGGTVFGETDEFSYNIVKDPVHVRDLQATLLQQFGINHETFTYKYQGLDQRLTGVEKASVVKGILR, translated from the coding sequence ATGAATGAGATCACTCGACGGCGGCTGTTGAGTGGCGGTGCACGGGGCTTCGGGGCCCTGGCTTTACAGCAGCTCCTGAACGCCGACCAGGCCCGGCCGCAACTGCCGAACTTTCCGCCTAAGGTGAAGCGCGCCATCTACCTGCATATGGTGGGCGCGCCGCCGCAGCAGGAGACGTTTGACTACAAACCAGGCATGAAGGAGTGGTTCGATAAGGACTTGCCGGAGTCCATCCGTCAGGGCCAGCGCCTGACGACGATGACCTCGAACCAGAGCCGGTTCCCCATCGCGCCGTCGGTTTTCAACTTCAGCCGGTGTGGGCAGTCGGGCGCCTACGTGAGTGAACTGCTTCCGTACATGGGCAAGATGGCGGACGACATCGCCATCATCCGGTCGATGCACACGGAGGCGATCAACCACGAACCGGCGATGACGTTCATCCAGACCGGGTTCATGATCGCCGGTAAACCGTGCATCGGGTCGTGGATCGCCTACGGCCTGGGGAGCATGAATCGCGATCTGCCGACATTTGTCGTTTTGAACGCAACCCATTCGAATCCCAAGGCGAACGTCCAGGCGATCTCGGCCCGGCTGTGGAGTTCGGGGTTTCTGTCAGGCCAGTACTCTGGGGTGGCGTTGCGGGCGGCTGGCGATCCTGTGCTCTACATCAACAACCCGGAAGGGGTGCCGCCGGAAGTCCGGCGCGGGATGCTGGACGGATTGGGCCAGTTAAACCAGATGGAGTTTGACCGGCTGCACGATCCCGAGACGCGAGTCCGGATCGAACAGTATGAGATGGCGTTCCGGATGCAGACCTCGGTGCCGGAGCTGACCGACTTGAGCAAAGAGACCGAGGCCACTTACGAGCTGTACGGAGAAGATGCTCGCAAGCCCGGTACCTTCGCGAACAGCGTGCTGATGGCCCGGCGTCTGATGGAGCGAGGGGTTCGTTTCGTGCAGATCTACCATCGCGGGTGGGATGTGCACGGGAACCTGCCCGAGGTTCTGCCTTCGCAGTGCAAGGATGTCGATCAGCCTTCGTACGCGCTGGTACAGGATCTGAAACAGCGCGGCATGCTAGACGACACGCTGGTGATCTGGGGCGGGGAATTCGGCCGGACGATCTACTCCCAGGGCAAGCTGACCGATAAGGACTATGGCCGCGACCATCATCCGCGGTGCTTCAGCCTGTGGCTGGCTGGGGGCGGGATCAAGGGCGGAACCGTCTTCGGCGAAACCGACGAGTTCAGCTACAACATCGTGAAGGACCCGGTGCATGTGCGCGATCTACAAGCCACACTACTACAGCAGTTTGGGATCAACCATGAAACCTTCACTTACAAGTACCAGGGCCTGGACCAGCGTCTGACCGGCGTGGAGAAGGCATCCGTGGTGAAGGGAATTCTGAGGTAG
- a CDS encoding retropepsin-like aspartic protease, with protein MKTALCLLLLSSWTFAMPEGMPNVEVLVNGSGPYRFAVDTGASSSLISTRIAAALGLKPEYQVRMVTASGERLIPAGTGTTLAVPGLERQGTEVLWCDWPMQDGVDGILGQSFLAGQSYMIDTRRRSVQFGPLSPPDRATLQPVEWIEGRMAVLAEGPGGLALRLVVDSGASHLMLWPKRPIPLIQTGLAFASSHAGQIRVETGQLSWLRVGHIQLNDIPAGILPGTREEDGLLDTRSFRRVYVLGSQIAFER; from the coding sequence CCAATGTGGAAGTTCTAGTCAATGGATCGGGCCCTTACCGCTTTGCCGTCGACACCGGAGCCAGTTCCTCTCTGATCTCCACGCGTATTGCCGCCGCTCTCGGGCTCAAACCCGAATACCAGGTGCGAATGGTCACCGCTTCCGGCGAGCGGCTCATCCCCGCCGGCACCGGGACAACTCTCGCTGTGCCCGGACTCGAGCGGCAAGGCACAGAGGTCCTCTGGTGCGATTGGCCAATGCAGGACGGAGTCGACGGCATCCTGGGCCAGTCCTTCCTGGCCGGACAGTCTTATATGATAGACACCCGCCGGCGGAGCGTACAGTTTGGTCCCCTTTCGCCACCGGATCGCGCCACGCTGCAGCCCGTCGAGTGGATCGAAGGACGCATGGCCGTCCTGGCCGAGGGGCCAGGGGGACTCGCGCTGCGTCTTGTGGTCGACTCCGGGGCATCTCATCTGATGCTTTGGCCCAAGCGGCCCATCCCCTTGATACAGACCGGCTTGGCATTCGCCTCAAGCCATGCCGGCCAGATCCGCGTGGAGACCGGCCAATTGTCCTGGCTCCGGGTCGGGCACATCCAACTCAACGACATCCCGGCCGGCATCCTGCCCGGCACTCGCGAGGAGGACGGCCTGCTCGACACGCGGTCGTTCCGACGTGTCTACGTCCTGGGCAGCCAGATCGCCTTCGAACGCTAG